Proteins co-encoded in one Rudaeicoccus suwonensis genomic window:
- the rplS gene encoding 50S ribosomal protein L19, producing the protein MQKFDAIDAAQLRDDIPAFRAGDTVKVHVKVIEGTRSRVQVFQGVVIRRHGGGVGETFTVRKVSFGVGVERTFPLHTPVIDKIEVATRGDVRRAKLYYLRDLRGKAAKIKEKRDAVATQA; encoded by the coding sequence ATGCAGAAGTTCGACGCCATCGACGCCGCGCAGTTGCGCGACGACATTCCGGCCTTCCGCGCCGGTGACACCGTCAAGGTGCACGTGAAGGTCATCGAAGGAACCCGCTCCCGCGTCCAGGTCTTCCAGGGCGTCGTCATCCGCCGCCACGGTGGCGGCGTGGGCGAGACCTTCACCGTCCGCAAGGTCAGCTTCGGTGTCGGTGTCGAGCGCACCTTCCCGCTGCACACCCCGGTGATCGACAAGATCGAGGTTGCGACTCGCGGTGACGTCCGTCGCGCCAAGCTCTACTACCTGCGTGACCTGCGCGGCAAGGCCGCCAAGATCAAGGAGAAGCGCGACGCCGTGGCCACCCAGGCCTGA
- the trmD gene encoding tRNA (guanosine(37)-N1)-methyltransferase TrmD, producing the protein MRVDVISIFPEYLAPLDLSLIGKARRSGLLDLHVHDLRTFTHDRHRTVDDTPYGGGAGMVMKPEPWGEALDHVADQEDSRPILIVPGPGGARLDQSLARQLAAADWLVFACGRYEGIDERVYDYAQSTYDVRVISLGDYVLNGGEVAALAIIEAVARLVPGVIGNAASLFEESHEDGLLEYPIYTKPEQWQGFSVPDVLLSGDHGRIAQWRHQQRLDRTAARRPDLLPPELAGAPEDLVVGVATPADIGELLTLTHACWLKEGIANQTLDIPAQHETVASLTASLGDWTTYTARLHGRLVGSVRGMLQAPPSATSSGDATDWRIGRLMVAPDLHGRGLGRWLLGHIQQVAPPAAASYSLIAGVDSEANLRMYRKAGFKVLGPSDEPGALILIKPRRRSA; encoded by the coding sequence ATGCGCGTCGACGTCATCTCGATCTTTCCGGAATACCTTGCGCCGCTTGATCTTTCGTTGATCGGCAAGGCTCGCCGCAGTGGTCTGCTCGACCTGCACGTGCATGACCTGCGCACCTTCACCCACGACCGACACCGCACCGTCGACGACACGCCGTACGGCGGTGGGGCCGGCATGGTGATGAAGCCGGAGCCGTGGGGCGAGGCGCTCGATCATGTTGCGGATCAAGAGGATTCACGGCCGATCCTGATCGTTCCTGGGCCCGGTGGGGCACGCCTCGACCAGTCGCTCGCGCGCCAGCTCGCGGCTGCCGACTGGCTGGTGTTCGCGTGCGGGCGGTACGAGGGCATCGACGAGCGTGTCTACGACTATGCGCAGAGCACGTATGACGTGCGGGTGATCTCGCTCGGCGACTACGTCCTCAACGGTGGCGAGGTGGCCGCTTTGGCCATCATCGAGGCGGTGGCCCGTCTGGTGCCCGGCGTCATCGGCAACGCGGCGTCGCTCTTCGAGGAGTCGCACGAGGACGGCCTGCTGGAGTACCCGATCTACACCAAACCTGAGCAATGGCAAGGATTTTCGGTGCCTGATGTGCTGCTCTCGGGGGACCACGGGCGGATCGCGCAATGGCGTCATCAGCAGCGCCTGGACCGCACCGCCGCCCGGCGGCCGGACCTGCTGCCGCCGGAATTGGCCGGTGCCCCGGAGGACCTGGTGGTCGGCGTGGCCACCCCGGCCGACATCGGCGAGTTGCTGACCCTCACCCATGCCTGCTGGCTGAAGGAGGGCATCGCCAATCAGACGCTCGACATACCGGCCCAGCACGAGACCGTGGCGTCGTTGACCGCGTCGCTGGGGGACTGGACGACATACACGGCGCGCCTGCACGGCAGGCTGGTCGGCTCGGTGCGGGGGATGTTGCAGGCGCCTCCAAGTGCCACCAGCAGCGGCGATGCCACCGACTGGCGGATCGGCCGGTTGATGGTGGCACCCGATCTGCATGGTCGCGGCCTCGGTCGATGGCTGCTGGGCCACATCCAGCAGGTCGCGCCACCGGCGGCTGCGTCATACAGCCTCATCGCAGGTGTCGACAGCGAGGCGAATCTGCGGATGTACCGCAAGGCCGGATTCAAGGTGCTCGGGCCCAGCGACGAGCCAGGCGCGTTGATCCTGATCAAGCCGCGACGTCGCAGCGCCTGA
- the nagA gene encoding N-acetylglucosamine-6-phosphate deacetylase yields MSHTTLVGERVLAAEGARPAQVRIDGDLIGSVTALDDVQGHGPDVEVLPPGSVVVPGFIDIHVHGGGGHDMAASPDSMRAAVDFHRAHGTTSGLVSLVTAPVEQLCRQLGWAADLAEAGLVAGAHLEGPFLSHVRCGAQNPAHLKLPDTDAFSRMYDAARGHLRMITIAPELPGALPLVEQAVAAGVVVAVGHTDATYTEAEAAYVRGATVATHLFNGMRPVHHREPGPVLASLDAGARCEVINDGIHVHPAVLREVLARGADRLVLVTDAIDATGVGDGSYELGGQQVTVSDGAARLDSGSLAGSTLTMDRAVRRAVKDGIPLEQAVAAAARNPAAAVGLDGVGAIAPGARADLVVLDAQLRVTRVMRGGQWIS; encoded by the coding sequence ATGAGCCACACGACGCTTGTCGGTGAGCGCGTGCTGGCCGCGGAGGGGGCAAGGCCGGCGCAGGTGCGGATCGACGGCGACCTGATCGGGTCGGTCACCGCTCTCGACGACGTCCAGGGCCACGGGCCGGACGTCGAGGTGCTGCCGCCGGGGTCGGTTGTCGTGCCGGGTTTCATCGACATCCACGTGCACGGCGGCGGTGGCCACGACATGGCCGCCTCACCGGATTCGATGCGGGCTGCTGTCGATTTCCACCGGGCGCACGGCACCACCAGCGGGCTCGTCTCGCTGGTGACCGCGCCCGTCGAGCAGTTGTGCCGACAGCTGGGCTGGGCGGCCGACCTGGCGGAGGCCGGCCTGGTCGCCGGGGCACATCTCGAAGGGCCGTTCCTGTCGCACGTGCGATGCGGTGCACAAAACCCAGCACACCTGAAACTTCCTGACACTGATGCGTTTTCGCGGATGTATGACGCAGCGCGCGGCCACCTGCGGATGATCACCATCGCTCCGGAGCTGCCCGGGGCACTGCCGTTGGTGGAGCAGGCCGTCGCGGCCGGTGTCGTCGTCGCCGTCGGGCACACCGACGCGACCTACACGGAGGCGGAAGCGGCATACGTGCGCGGCGCGACCGTGGCGACCCACCTGTTCAACGGCATGCGGCCGGTGCACCACCGTGAACCCGGCCCGGTGCTGGCGAGCCTGGATGCCGGCGCCCGCTGCGAGGTCATCAACGACGGGATCCACGTGCATCCTGCTGTGCTGCGCGAGGTGCTGGCACGCGGTGCCGACCGGCTTGTGTTGGTGACCGACGCCATCGACGCCACAGGGGTCGGTGACGGCAGCTACGAGCTCGGTGGCCAGCAGGTCACGGTCAGCGACGGTGCCGCCCGGCTCGACTCAGGCTCACTGGCGGGCAGCACACTGACGATGGACCGCGCCGTGCGTCGCGCGGTCAAGGACGGCATTCCGCTGGAGCAGGCTGTCGCCGCTGCCGCGCGCAATCCGGCAGCGGCTGTCGGCCTCGACGGCGTCGGCGCCATCGCCCCGGGTGCCAGGGCGGATCTGGTCGTGCTGGATGCACAGCTGCGAGTCACCCGGGTGATGCGCGGCGGGCAGTGGATCTCCTGA
- the rimM gene encoding ribosome maturation factor RimM (Essential for efficient processing of 16S rRNA): MDGDRMAANDVVVARLGKPHGLKGEVTVRLHTDMPQERFVVGASLTTQPADVGPLVLRTHRVHNGIHLLSFEGFADRTAAESLRGVQLLAGADDVDEDDAWYADDLIGLRVEHRDGRLLGEVTDLLDRPAQDLLEVRLTDGRTAFVPFVEQLVPEVDVEAGRVVVDPPPGLLDLAGE, from the coding sequence ATGGATGGTGACCGCATGGCGGCGAATGACGTGGTGGTGGCGCGGTTGGGCAAACCGCACGGGCTCAAGGGCGAGGTGACGGTGCGCCTGCACACCGACATGCCGCAGGAGCGCTTCGTCGTCGGCGCATCACTGACGACCCAGCCCGCGGATGTCGGCCCGCTCGTGCTGCGAACCCACCGCGTGCACAACGGAATCCACCTGCTCAGCTTCGAGGGCTTCGCCGACCGCACGGCGGCGGAGTCGCTGCGGGGCGTGCAATTGCTCGCGGGCGCGGACGATGTCGACGAGGACGACGCGTGGTATGCCGATGACCTGATCGGCCTGCGCGTCGAGCACCGTGACGGTCGTCTGTTGGGCGAGGTCACCGACCTGCTCGACCGACCGGCCCAGGATCTGCTCGAGGTGCGGTTGACCGACGGCCGCACGGCTTTCGTGCCGTTCGTCGAGCAGCTGGTGCCCGAGGTCGACGTCGAGGCGGGCCGTGTCGTGGTCGACCCGCCGCCGGGTCTGCTGGACCTCGCGGGGGAGTGA
- a CDS encoding RNA-binding protein has product MLEEALEHLVKGIVDHDGDVVVRHKSGRRGEMLEVRVHPDDLGRVIGRSGRTASALRTVIGALAGGKNVRVDIVDTDR; this is encoded by the coding sequence GTGCTTGAGGAAGCTCTCGAGCACCTCGTCAAGGGCATCGTCGACCACGACGGCGACGTCGTGGTGCGGCACAAGAGCGGCCGCCGCGGCGAGATGCTCGAAGTGCGTGTGCACCCGGACGATCTCGGTCGGGTGATCGGCCGGTCCGGCCGCACCGCCTCGGCGCTGCGGACCGTTATCGGTGCGCTTGCCGGTGGCAAGAACGTCCGTGTCGACATCGTCGACACCGACCGCTGA
- the aceA gene encoding isocitrate lyase, whose amino-acid sequence MTTTPNTPSTAEQETALQNDWHSNPRWAGVKRDYTAGDVIKLRGSVQEEFTLARRGAEQLWDKLHSEPFVNALGALTGNQAVQQVKAGLKAIYLSGWQVAGDANLSGHTYPDQSLYPANSVPSVVRRINNALMRADQIEFSEGIKTVEEWVVPIVADAEAGFGGPLNAYELMKAMIAAGASGVHWEDQLASEKKCGHLGGKVLIPTQQHVRTLNAARLAADVAGVPSVVIARTDAEAATLLTTDVDERDQEFLTGERTGEGFYKVRNGIEPCIARAKAYADYADLIWMETGTPDLELARTFAEAVKADHPDQMLAYNCSPSFNWKKHLDDDTIAKFQRELGAMGFKFQFITLAGFHALNYSMFDLAHGYAREQMKAYVELQEKEFASEARGYTATKHQREVGTGYFDLISTALNPDSSTTALKDSTETAQFH is encoded by the coding sequence ATGACCACCACACCGAACACCCCGAGCACGGCCGAGCAGGAGACTGCGCTGCAGAACGACTGGCACAGCAACCCCCGCTGGGCCGGCGTCAAGCGCGACTACACCGCCGGTGACGTGATCAAGCTGCGTGGCTCGGTCCAGGAGGAGTTCACCCTCGCCCGCCGCGGCGCAGAGCAACTGTGGGACAAGCTGCACAGCGAGCCGTTCGTGAACGCGCTCGGCGCGCTGACCGGCAACCAGGCGGTGCAGCAGGTCAAAGCGGGCCTCAAGGCGATCTACCTGTCCGGTTGGCAGGTCGCCGGTGACGCGAACCTGTCCGGCCACACCTACCCCGACCAGTCGTTGTACCCCGCGAACTCGGTGCCTTCGGTCGTCCGCCGGATCAACAACGCGCTGATGCGGGCCGACCAGATCGAATTCTCCGAGGGCATCAAGACCGTCGAGGAATGGGTCGTGCCGATCGTCGCCGACGCCGAGGCCGGCTTTGGCGGCCCGCTCAACGCATACGAGTTGATGAAGGCCATGATCGCCGCCGGGGCCTCCGGGGTGCACTGGGAGGACCAGTTGGCGTCGGAGAAGAAGTGCGGCCACCTCGGCGGCAAGGTGCTCATCCCGACGCAGCAGCACGTCCGAACGCTCAACGCGGCGCGCCTGGCTGCCGACGTCGCGGGTGTCCCCTCGGTCGTCATCGCCCGCACCGACGCCGAGGCAGCCACACTGCTGACGACCGATGTCGACGAGCGCGACCAGGAGTTCCTGACCGGCGAGCGCACCGGTGAGGGTTTCTACAAGGTGCGCAACGGCATCGAGCCGTGCATCGCCCGCGCCAAGGCGTATGCCGACTACGCGGACCTGATCTGGATGGAGACCGGCACCCCGGACCTCGAACTGGCACGCACATTCGCCGAGGCCGTCAAGGCCGACCACCCGGACCAGATGCTGGCGTACAACTGCAGCCCGTCGTTCAACTGGAAGAAGCACCTGGACGACGACACCATCGCCAAGTTCCAGCGCGAACTGGGTGCGATGGGCTTCAAGTTCCAGTTCATCACCCTGGCCGGCTTCCACGCCCTCAACTACTCCATGTTCGACCTGGCGCACGGCTACGCCCGTGAGCAGATGAAGGCCTACGTGGAGTTGCAGGAGAAGGAGTTCGCCTCCGAGGCCCGCGGCTACACCGCCACCAAGCACCAGCGCGAAGTCGGCACCGGCTACTTCGACCTGATCTCGACGGCGCTGAACCCCGACAGCTCCACCACAGCGCTGAAGGACAGCACCGAAACCGCTCAGTTCCACTGA
- a CDS encoding serpin family protein has translation MRRREALGLAGAGMLGMALTACGSGRSATSSSTSDAASASPRVGADGVLAVKASRMSPGPASTAGADLTEFGVRLFLADSSIPPTGNGSISPYSAYAALAMTDAGAKGTTAQQLAAAMGGGQQRQAANVTAVDTAIAAAINAGNATSTGAGGAPMVIQAANSLWPDASLHINVAYLRQLAVGYAAGVHVVDYRQDPTAAVGKINAWVAERTHDLIPTLLSNGSVSPATQLEIVNALYLNASWTIPFTKAAAPTDFTTASGGTVKASQMTATSSFGAAHGSGWVSVTVPYVGSGVAMTIVLPDPGCFAAVRAQLASVLPVATAARISGTTPRETGLVHLSMPSFTMTTNSSLVSALRDLGVTQLFDGPDLSGIAGAPGEITVGSVIQQSVVKVDEYGTQAAASTAVGMTAGAVPQVLDSVVVDRAYFYAIHDTTTHAPLFLGQVSDPTT, from the coding sequence ATGAGACGTCGAGAAGCACTGGGGCTCGCGGGGGCGGGAATGCTCGGTATGGCGCTGACCGCGTGTGGGTCCGGGCGGTCGGCCACGTCGTCCAGCACCAGCGACGCAGCGTCCGCATCGCCGCGCGTCGGTGCGGACGGGGTGCTCGCGGTGAAGGCCTCTCGGATGTCGCCAGGCCCGGCATCCACTGCCGGAGCCGATCTCACCGAATTCGGCGTGCGGTTGTTCCTCGCCGACTCCTCGATCCCGCCGACCGGCAACGGCTCGATCAGCCCCTACTCGGCATACGCCGCGCTGGCGATGACCGATGCCGGCGCAAAAGGCACGACGGCCCAGCAACTGGCGGCCGCCATGGGTGGAGGACAGCAGCGCCAGGCGGCCAACGTCACGGCGGTCGACACCGCGATCGCCGCTGCGATCAACGCCGGGAACGCGACCTCCACCGGCGCCGGTGGTGCACCGATGGTGATCCAGGCGGCCAACTCGTTGTGGCCCGACGCGAGCCTGCACATCAACGTCGCGTATCTGCGCCAGTTGGCTGTCGGCTACGCCGCCGGGGTGCACGTCGTCGACTACCGGCAGGATCCGACGGCGGCGGTCGGCAAGATCAACGCGTGGGTCGCCGAACGCACCCACGACCTCATCCCCACCTTGCTGAGCAACGGTTCGGTCAGCCCGGCCACCCAGCTGGAGATCGTCAACGCGCTCTACCTCAACGCGTCGTGGACCATACCGTTCACCAAGGCGGCCGCGCCCACGGACTTCACGACAGCATCCGGCGGCACCGTGAAGGCGTCGCAGATGACGGCGACCTCGTCGTTCGGCGCGGCGCACGGGTCGGGCTGGGTCAGTGTCACCGTGCCGTATGTCGGCAGCGGCGTCGCCATGACGATCGTCCTGCCGGACCCGGGTTGCTTCGCCGCGGTGCGTGCGCAGCTGGCGAGCGTGCTGCCCGTTGCGACGGCGGCGAGGATCTCGGGCACGACGCCACGCGAGACCGGGCTGGTGCACCTGTCGATGCCGTCGTTCACGATGACCACGAACAGCAGCCTGGTGAGTGCGCTGCGCGACCTCGGAGTCACCCAGCTGTTCGACGGTCCGGATCTGTCCGGCATCGCCGGGGCACCGGGCGAGATCACGGTGGGCAGCGTCATACAGCAGTCGGTGGTGAAGGTCGACGAGTACGGCACCCAGGCTGCGGCGTCGACCGCGGTCGGGATGACGGCCGGGGCGGTGCCGCAGGTGCTCGACTCGGTGGTCGTCGATCGGGCGTACTTCTACGCGATCCATGACACGACGACCCATGCGCCGCTGTTCCTCGGACAGGTCAGCGACCCCACCACCTGA
- the rpsP gene encoding 30S ribosomal protein S16, whose protein sequence is MAVKIRLKRLGKIRTPQYRVVVMDSRTKRDGRAIEEIGKYHPKEEPSLIQIDSERAQYWLGVGAQPTEQVAALLKVTGDWQKFKGEEGAEGTLKVKAPKADKKALYEAALAAAQNAADDTSKGGATTARKKAEAKAEEPAVESDAADAAAEG, encoded by the coding sequence GTGGCCGTCAAGATTCGTTTGAAGCGTCTCGGCAAGATTCGCACCCCCCAGTACCGCGTCGTCGTGATGGACTCACGCACCAAGCGCGATGGCCGTGCGATCGAAGAGATCGGCAAGTACCACCCGAAGGAAGAGCCCAGCCTGATCCAGATCGACTCCGAGCGTGCGCAGTACTGGCTCGGTGTCGGCGCGCAGCCGACCGAGCAGGTCGCCGCGCTGCTGAAGGTCACCGGTGACTGGCAGAAGTTCAAGGGTGAAGAGGGCGCCGAAGGCACCCTGAAGGTCAAGGCCCCCAAGGCGGACAAGAAGGCGCTGTACGAAGCCGCGCTCGCTGCCGCTCAGAACGCCGCCGACGACACCTCCAAGGGCGGCGCCACCACGGCCCGTAAGAAGGCCGAGGCCAAGGCTGAGGAGCCGGCCGTCGAGAGCGACGCCGCCGACGCCGCTGCTGAGGGCTGA
- the lepB gene encoding signal peptidase I — MTSERHRLPGQPGKAGQPEPPVDPEATLEMRRSDVAAVGSVDQAPPRQDAPGVDQTAVFHPVNASGTPGPQEDEEHDTVLKSPARRFFGAVRELSVVVVVALVLSLIVKTFLFQPFWIPSGSMENTLVPGDRVIVSKLTPGVFSLKRGDVIVFKDPGGWLDTPVQKHSGLSGLLIEGLQFVGLYPAGDDHLIKRVIGLPGDHVRCCNAAGQITVNGVGLNEPYIYPGGGTDQVQFNITVPPGDVWVMGDHRGDSADSRFHDNGTGATGSVPEKDIVGRAVAIVWPLDRMSWLSNFSSTFDRVPEP; from the coding sequence GTGACCTCAGAGCGACACCGCTTGCCTGGGCAGCCCGGCAAGGCCGGGCAACCTGAACCGCCCGTCGATCCGGAGGCCACCCTGGAGATGCGCCGCAGCGATGTGGCTGCGGTCGGCAGTGTCGATCAGGCACCACCTCGCCAGGATGCTCCGGGTGTGGACCAGACAGCGGTCTTTCACCCGGTGAACGCGTCTGGCACCCCGGGTCCCCAGGAGGATGAGGAGCACGACACGGTGCTGAAGTCTCCGGCGCGACGGTTCTTCGGGGCTGTGCGCGAACTGTCCGTCGTCGTGGTGGTGGCCCTCGTGCTCTCGCTCATCGTCAAGACGTTCCTCTTCCAGCCGTTCTGGATCCCGTCCGGGTCGATGGAGAACACTCTCGTGCCCGGTGACCGGGTCATCGTCAGCAAGCTGACACCGGGTGTCTTCTCGCTCAAGCGCGGCGACGTCATCGTGTTCAAGGACCCGGGCGGCTGGCTCGACACGCCCGTGCAGAAGCACAGCGGCCTCAGCGGCCTGCTCATCGAAGGTCTGCAGTTCGTCGGGCTCTATCCCGCAGGGGACGACCACCTGATCAAGCGGGTGATCGGGCTGCCTGGCGATCACGTGCGCTGCTGCAATGCCGCCGGCCAGATCACCGTCAACGGTGTCGGCCTCAACGAGCCTTACATCTATCCCGGTGGCGGCACCGACCAGGTGCAGTTCAACATCACCGTCCCGCCGGGGGACGTGTGGGTGATGGGTGACCATCGCGGCGACTCGGCGGACTCTCGCTTCCACGACAACGGCACCGGCGCGACCGGATCGGTGCCCGAGAAGGACATCGTCGGCCGGGCTGTGGCCATCGTCTGGCCGCTTGACAGGATGTCCTGGCTCAGCAACTTCTCATCGACATTCGACAGGGTGCCTGAACCATGA
- the lepB gene encoding signal peptidase I produces MPDGTTSAEVPPSGISVPGRRSRRRWLVAALAALAAIVLLHGLVFETFTVPSASMEPTLRPGDRIVVWKIDAHDVHRGEIVVFNGTDVFSHPGQASPTGIAGWMQWLGNLVGFRPEEDLYVKRIVGLPGDHLVVGKSGTLQVNGVTEPEPYLPRGMQASTVPFDVVVPAGDVFVMGDNRPDSDDSRAHLGDPGGGMVPIDTIVGKVTVRYWPTASWGRLHS; encoded by the coding sequence ATGCCCGACGGCACGACCTCCGCAGAGGTCCCGCCGTCGGGCATTTCTGTGCCCGGACGACGGTCGCGCAGACGATGGCTGGTGGCGGCGCTCGCGGCACTCGCCGCGATCGTGCTGCTGCACGGCCTGGTCTTCGAGACGTTCACCGTCCCGTCGGCGTCGATGGAACCGACGCTGCGCCCGGGCGATCGCATCGTGGTGTGGAAGATCGACGCCCATGATGTGCACCGCGGCGAGATCGTCGTCTTCAACGGCACCGACGTGTTCAGCCATCCGGGACAGGCATCGCCCACCGGAATTGCCGGCTGGATGCAGTGGCTCGGCAATCTCGTCGGCTTCCGGCCGGAAGAGGACCTCTACGTCAAGCGCATCGTCGGTTTGCCCGGCGATCATCTGGTCGTGGGCAAGAGCGGAACCCTGCAGGTCAACGGTGTGACCGAGCCCGAGCCGTACCTGCCGCGCGGCATGCAGGCGAGCACCGTACCCTTCGATGTCGTGGTTCCCGCCGGAGACGTCTTTGTCATGGGCGACAACAGACCGGACTCCGACGATTCACGAGCTCATCTGGGGGATCCCGGCGGCGGCATGGTGCCGATCGACACGATCGTGGGAAAGGTCACTGTGCGCTACTGGCCGACAGCCTCATGGGGGAGACTCCACTCGTGA
- the lepB gene encoding signal peptidase I produces MTSQRPDDGPAAQEPDQTAELAPGAIPEDATPPAKKQSRGSFVRELVIIVVIALGLSFLVKTFVVQPYYIPSASMENTLDIGDRILVSKFTPQHSPLHRGDVIVFEAPPSWASDTPADHTPEYKKIVRDALEFLGILPGGGDHIVKRIIGMPGDHVKCCSANGELMVNGVAISEPYIGSNAPSEIPFNITVPAGEVWVMGDNRGDSADSRAHDDGSGGRLGSVPMKDISGQVVAIAWPIDRIQALKSYAYVFAKVPNP; encoded by the coding sequence ATGACCTCCCAACGCCCCGACGACGGACCTGCAGCGCAGGAGCCGGATCAGACCGCGGAGCTGGCGCCGGGCGCCATACCGGAGGATGCCACCCCACCGGCGAAGAAACAGTCGCGTGGCTCGTTCGTACGCGAACTGGTCATCATCGTGGTCATCGCGCTCGGGCTGTCGTTCCTGGTGAAAACCTTCGTGGTACAGCCGTATTACATTCCGTCGGCGTCGATGGAGAACACCCTCGACATCGGCGACCGGATCCTGGTCAGCAAGTTCACTCCGCAGCACTCGCCGCTGCACCGCGGTGATGTCATCGTCTTCGAGGCGCCGCCGTCGTGGGCATCCGACACTCCGGCCGACCACACGCCGGAATACAAGAAGATCGTGCGGGACGCGCTGGAGTTCCTCGGCATCCTGCCCGGCGGTGGCGATCACATCGTCAAACGCATCATCGGGATGCCCGGCGACCACGTGAAGTGCTGCTCTGCCAACGGCGAGCTCATGGTCAACGGCGTGGCAATCAGTGAGCCCTACATCGGCAGCAACGCGCCCAGCGAGATCCCGTTCAACATCACCGTCCCGGCCGGCGAGGTGTGGGTGATGGGCGACAACCGTGGCGACTCGGCTGACTCCCGCGCCCACGACGACGGCTCCGGCGGACGTCTGGGCTCGGTGCCGATGAAGGACATCAGCGGCCAGGTGGTCGCGATCGCGTGGCCGATCGACCGGATCCAGGCGCTCAAGAGTTACGCCTACGTGTTCGCCAAGGTGCCGAACCCGTGA
- a CDS encoding helix-turn-helix transcriptional regulator: MSRVSPGKATTTRVKKRDPDRMTTAEANPGRLTSTEPDDSATTPPPGAAPDALTIGRRLRHVRQESGRTLGDVADAIGLSASALSLIENGKREPRLSVLTALAGALGVPLQDLLTTAAPTRRASLEIRLERAQRQPSYETLGLPKVKIGPRLPTEALEALVGMHEAMASAQADRAATPEHARRANAQLRERMRAADNYFGDIETEAGQLLAAIHHPGGPISRAAVDRLAGHLGYKLVHTSDLPGSTRTVTDLHNKRIYLPQPEAGQHDSRSLALHAVGHLVLGHRVPADYAEFLSQRVEINYFAAALLMPEGETVDFLRRAMREKDIAIEDLRDAYAVSYETAAHRFTNLATRHLGLPVHFMRISQDGVIYKAYENDGVQFPVDPLGAIEGQRVCRSWTARRVFEQPDLSQAFQAYTDTRSGTYWCTAVVDRTHDGLFAVNVGVPYQHVKWMRGRETTERSVSRCPDPSCCVQPPTGLAQRWTGQAWPSARVHSHLLAAMPPGVFPGVDDTEVYRFLERHAPAPEPV; this comes from the coding sequence ATGAGTCGAGTTTCGCCGGGCAAGGCCACGACCACCCGTGTCAAAAAGCGTGATCCTGACCGCATGACGACTGCCGAGGCGAACCCGGGCCGGCTCACGTCCACCGAACCCGACGACTCCGCCACCACACCCCCACCGGGCGCGGCACCCGACGCGCTGACGATCGGCCGCAGGTTGCGTCATGTGCGTCAGGAGAGCGGCCGCACCCTCGGTGACGTCGCTGACGCGATCGGATTGTCCGCGTCCGCACTGTCGCTGATCGAGAACGGCAAACGGGAGCCACGGTTGTCCGTGCTGACCGCGCTCGCAGGCGCACTCGGCGTGCCGTTGCAGGACCTGCTGACCACTGCTGCGCCGACGCGACGTGCATCGCTGGAGATACGACTGGAGCGCGCCCAACGTCAACCGTCATACGAGACGTTGGGTCTGCCGAAGGTCAAGATCGGCCCGCGCCTGCCGACGGAAGCTCTCGAGGCACTCGTCGGCATGCACGAGGCGATGGCCTCGGCGCAGGCCGACCGGGCTGCCACACCGGAGCATGCGCGGCGGGCCAACGCGCAGCTGCGTGAGCGGATGCGCGCCGCCGACAACTACTTCGGCGACATCGAGACCGAGGCCGGACAGTTGCTGGCCGCGATCCACCACCCGGGCGGTCCGATCAGCCGCGCCGCGGTCGACCGTCTCGCCGGTCACCTCGGCTACAAACTGGTGCACACCTCCGATCTGCCGGGCTCGACGCGCACCGTGACCGACCTGCACAACAAGCGCATCTATCTGCCGCAACCCGAGGCAGGACAACATGATTCGCGCTCCTTGGCGTTGCACGCCGTCGGTCACCTGGTGCTCGGCCACCGCGTGCCGGCTGACTACGCGGAGTTCCTGTCGCAGCGCGTCGAGATCAACTACTTCGCCGCGGCCCTGCTGATGCCCGAGGGTGAGACGGTCGACTTCCTGCGCCGGGCGATGCGCGAGAAGGACATCGCCATCGAGGATCTGCGTGACGCCTACGCGGTGTCCTACGAGACGGCCGCGCACCGCTTCACCAACCTGGCCACGAGGCACCTCGGACTGCCGGTGCACTTCATGCGCATCTCGCAGGACGGCGTGATCTACAAGGCGTACGAGAACGACGGCGTGCAGTTCCCCGTCGACCCGCTCGGCGCCATCGAGGGTCAACGGGTGTGCCGGTCCTGGACAGCACGTCGCGTGTTCGAGCAGCCCGATCTGTCCCAGGCCTTCCAGGCCTACACCGACACCAGATCCGGCACCTACTGGTGCACTGCGGTGGTCGACCGCACCCACGACGGTCTTTTCGCGGTCAACGTCGGCGTGCCCTACCAGCACGTGAAGTGGATGCGCGGGCGCGAAACCACCGAGCGTTCCGTGTCGCGCTGCCCTGACCCCAGTTGCTGCGTGCAGCCGCCGACCGGACTGGCTCAGCGGTGGACCGGCCAGGCGTGGCCGTCGGCGCGGGTGCACTCCCATCTGCTGGCCGCGATGCCGCCGGGTGTCTTCCCGGGTGTCGACGACACCGAGGTCTACCGATTCCTCGAGCGACACGCACCTGCGCCGGAACCGGTCTGA